Part of the Ptiloglossa arizonensis isolate GNS036 chromosome 7, iyPtiAriz1_principal, whole genome shotgun sequence genome, AAATATCGcgtctatttatatttttaagtagtGGTATCTTTTCTATCCTCGATAGAGTTTAGTAGttattttttcgatcgaaatactgTGATTGTTTATTTCCTAAGAACGTATTTCTTATACCTTCCTTTCTTCGTGAGATATTCCATAGTATTTTTGAAGGACACACTTTTTGTACCTTCGGTTCTTCGTAAGATGTTCCACCGTTTAGTCTAATTTTTTCCAGAGATCGAAATATCGTGATTATCTCTTAAGAACACTTTTTTCGTATATTCTCTTCTTCGCGGTATCGAGATAAACCAAATACGCTGTGTAAATCTATTAATCGTGTTTTGGTTCGCACAGATACGATAGGAATCGTTTAAAGTGTTCGAAATCTGGATTCTAATATTGTACATTGTAATTGTAAGTCTATTTGCGGCTTCTCTCCCCTCCTTCGTTGCTAAATGAAACTTGTAGGTCGGACGAGTTGTTTACGAGTATCCTAGAGGCGCCAGTCGCCTGACGACCGCCTGGTCGTTTGAACTCGTAGCCTTAAATCAACGTCCGCACGGACATTGATAACAGCAACGACGTCAAATACAGGAGTATGACGAACACTTAGTTACGTCAGCGTAGCTGCGAGTCTGGCCACGGATTCACCATAAAATATATAGTGCTAGCCGTGGATGATGCGCAGAATACAAGATACCTTCCCCCGCATGAATAAAATCTCTTGTTCGACGACGGCGGTCCGGTCGTCTCGCGAATTAGCAAGCGAGGCCCTGCCCGATTTAGACGATAAATCAAAACACGGGGAGGTCTCCCCGGGGATCTAAAACCGACGAGGAATCATCTATCACGATCATTCCAAGTAATCCAAATCGTGGTCTCTTTGGTACAGTGGTCCCCTTCGAAATAGTGGTCACTTTAGTAGAGCAGTTCCTTTAGTATCACGATCCCTTGAGTATCGTGGTCTCTTTACTATCGTTGTCTGTTTACTATCGTGATTCCTTTACTATTGTGATCCTTTGTTATAGTTATCTTTTTAGTATTGTGGTTTTTTTAATATAGTAGTCCCTTTAGTACCGTAGCCTCTTGAATATCGTGATCCCTTTACTATTATGATCCTTTATTATAGTTATCTTTTTAGTATTGTGGTCATTCTAATATAGTAGTCCCTCTAGTACCGTGGTCTCTTTACTATTGCGATCCCGTTGCTGTCGCGATCCTTTTATCATAGTTACCTATTTGGTATTGCGTTCCACTTAACATAGTAGTCCCTTTAGTGCCGCGGTCCCTTTAGTATCACGATCGCAATCGTGGTTCATTTACTATCGCGATCCCTTTGGTATCGCGGGCCCTTTGGTACCGCGGCCCCCTTTAAAATCGCAATCCCTTCGGTATCGTTCGCTGGAATCGTTTCTGGCAACTCGAGTCGGAGGGCAGTGACGCGGCGAAAAAGGGTTAAGGGTTAAAACAAAGGCTCGTGAGAGCGGCTGAAATACTCGATGATTTCACTCGCGAAAAAACGACGAGTAGGAAGCGTGTAAAAAGAGAGGAGTCGGGGGGAAGGTTCCTAAAGGTTTTGGACGTGCGTGTCACGTGCCACGGGCTGCGCGTCACGTGAGTCGCGGCGCGGTAGATCTGCGCGGCGCGTCATCGCATGAAGATCGCGATGGCGGCTACCTTTTGAGCCTCGGTCTGCCATATTTCAACCGCAACCGATTTTTTCAGCCCGCAGACGGACACGGTATGCCTGACAATTCGCCAGCGTCGCGGCAAACGTATTGTGGAATCGTGACGCGCTGTCTATAAGGGTGCATCCGAAACGAGCACCgaatgattttaaatatttaaacgacggCCTTGCGCCATCTTTCCAGACCACCATTTTCGCTCCGCGTTTTAATCTTACcctgcccccccccccttcaCCCTCCTTAACAGTTTTTAAACACCGCCGTTTAAGGACGAATGCAAACGAACCTTCCAACATTCTCACGActatttcgaagaaataaatcttaTCGATCGGGTATACGATTTCTTTGCTCTCGAATCTGGCGATTTGTAATTCAATGAATACGTGGATCGAATGGAAATATCTTCGATAAGGGCGAATACCTCGAAGGTTCCAATCTTCGTGGATTCTTAATTGTCTTTgaaatcgattttaattttcttctcccGATACAAGCGCTCGTAAAGCGAATTGTACATTTCTTTCATCATACTCCGTAACGTTCGACGAACTTTTTCACGGGTAACATTCCTCCACGGATTGCTATTTATTTTACGTTGCTATTTATTTCACGACACAGTTCGCGGTTCCGCGGACCGTGTAAATTTCTTTGCGCTACCGTTTATCTAAGAATCTTAAGATTGTATCATCGACGAACGGGTTCTAATAAGGTTTTGGAATCAAGATTGCTGTGATACagagaatttttattatccTTTTTGTTACATGGCCATGGTCCGAAAGTGGGCCGAAAGGTATGGTCGGAATTGGGTGTGTGAGGATCGTGCGGTTGTCCTCAGAGTGgaattttcatcgtttccgAGATTTCAGTAGGTATCCCGCGACGCCCATGTCTAGATACCTGAAacaaaatcgattcgatcgcatGATCAATTTCAAAAGAACGTACCTTAAAACCCATGCCttttatttaaatgaaacaaCGACAATGGTCCACGTAAGTACAATTGAAACATTTAGTTCGCGCTTGGGATCCACTGCAGTGGAAAATGTTAATTTGTAAAATGTTATCGACACTTTATACGACGAGAAACTTTTACGTGAATACTTTTGCACGAAATAAAAGTTCCTCCAATATTCTCAAGTTTGAAGAATTAATATCGTGAACAAAAATTTCCACGTATTTCTGTATCGATATAAATCGAAGTTGTTCAGAATTTCGTGGACACAGAATAATAAGAATTTGACCGATGTATTTAAATTCCTTCGATGCATTCTTCTATGCGTTATGCATAGTGATTGCGACGTTTGCTAATTGGATGACTCTGTGAACGTCTTACCTGTTTTGTAGAGTTGAAATTTCGCGTTTCTTTTGCCTTTTTTCCGAAGTAATCCGACTGccatcgctcgaaacgaaccTGGATGCGACTACAGTTGATTTTTCAGGTGGGCCGGTGGTGCCTGAAGGTATGTTCGTCAATCTTTTACCCTGACGATTTTCCTTGGACTTTCTTCTGACGTTTAGATCCGACGAGACTACAATCTCATCAAACGTTTGTCCGAAAACGGCTGAAACGTGCAAATAAGAATcaaaatcgatcgagaaataaaaaaaaaaaattacaagcaTATCAATTGCATTGTAcgcaatagaaaaaaaattaaaaaaccaacaaaaatGTATGATCTTCAAGAtctttatttcgaaaataatcgatatCTTCCTGTGTATAATGATGACCCTCTGAGTACTTTGTCTCTAACGGAATAATTTTATCCAAGTGTTAATTGAATCGCGAGGAAATACACAGCGTAAAGAGATACAGAATTTACTTGTGCCCTTCAAAAGTATTATctttctcgttcgatgaaaaatccgAGATACCGTTGCGTGTTTTATTCAGTGCATAAAAGACAGTGTAACAGTATAAACTGAATCAAGGTTGCGGTTGCACGTGAAACTGCATCTATGCACTGTTGGTTCACGTTCTTTTAtgcaaccgaagaaagaaaacgctcGGGCGAGCAACGAATTCCTTATAGCGGAATACTCGTGTAGAAATACACGGTCACcgattaattattcattttgtgGAAAACAGTTTCGTCAGACGGTTTCTTTACTCACGTTTCTGATTGGACGGTTGCTGGGCGTGGACAATTACACAAGCCAAGGTGATCACCAGAAGGGCCAAGAGGTTCGCCATTTTGCGAAGTTTAAAGTTTTCAGTTCAATTTTTGACGTGGTCCGAAATGTTGCTTACTCCTGCAAATATATCACACGAGAGgattaaaaaatgttcgaaagaaaagaagcCTGTTTCATTTCCAAATAACCGCTATCGTTTCGATTTATAAATAGGAATTGCGATAAAATGGTGTCTTGGACAGTTTTTTATCGAGAAGAAATCTCCTATGGAAACTTGCGACGCAGTTTAGGGAAATTGTTGCAACGAATTTTGTAAACAATGCTCGTAAGAGGGCTACTTTGGACTTGCATTTAAGAAGAGGTACCAGCAAAGTATTTCGCTCGGCTTGTCAACAAACCTTTCTAAGAAAAGAGAAATCAGATCCCAAAAAAGGAAGACTATGGTCACCCGATCCTTTAAAACAAGAGACTACTTGACCGAACACGTTCCGGGGCTCAGAATTTACCCTTGCTCGTGTTTCGAAAGACGCGCGAAACGTCACCCAACAtcttcctctctctccctctctctctctcgcagaTCTTTCGcaatattcgagtatcggatcTCGCTGATCGGAAAGTGGATCGTTGAGAGCATGGAAAGCTACCGTTACGAGCTAGTTCGCCATTTAGAGAACTGCACAATCTCGAACTTGAAAGGAGAGAATTCCAAGAACCTTCGATAAGAGATAAGAGTCACGAGATACTTCACTGCTCGTATAACGAACCGAGTGCAAATTGGACAATCCGCGGATCTCAAATTTTTAGAAAACAGATTTTCATGGAATTGTAAAGGACAGAGTCTCAAGGACCACTGAGAAGCTTCCCTTCGAAACGTTATCGAGAATACTAAAGTTACAAAGTATTTCACCATCCAAGAGACCAAGTGTAAAATGCAATAAAAATGCAACCTCTTCGCAAtcttatactcgaaaagaaGAGAATTTCAAACAACTCCGGATATTTCCTTCGACTACGAATTACATCACCGTTCGTCCAGGT contains:
- the LOC143149723 gene encoding uncharacterized protein LOC143149723, with protein sequence MANLLALLVITLACVIVHAQQPSNQKPVFGQTFDEIVVSSDLNVRRKSKENRQGKRLTNIPSGTTGPPEKSTVVASRFVSSDGSRITSEKRQKKREISTLQNRYLDMGVAGYLLKSRKR